The Leptolyngbya sp. 'hensonii' genome has a segment encoding these proteins:
- the acnB gene encoding bifunctional aconitate hydratase 2/2-methylisocitrate dehydratase, with product MLEAYRQHVADRAALGVPPLPLTPQQTADLCELLKQPPTGEEEILLTLLRDRIPPGVDQAAYVKASFLTAVAKGEVTSPLVSPLEAVRLLGTMMGGYNVHALIDLLSHGDGDLAAAAAVGLSKTMLVFDAFNDIYALAATNPYAKQVIDSWAAAEWFTHRPALAETIQVTVFKVPGETNTDDLSPALHAATRPDIPLHAQAMLESRLPGALATIAELKQKGHPLAYVGDVVGTGSSRKSAINSVLWHIGQDIPFVPNKRSGGYILGGAIAPIFFNTAEDSGALPIQCDVTQMETGMVITIHPYEGKITNEAGATIATFTLQPVTILDEVRAGGRIPLIIGRSLTDRTRMTLGLEPSPLFTRPQMPVDTGKGFTLAQKMVGQACGLPGVRPGTACEPLMTSVGSQDTTGPMTRDELKELACLGFSADLVMQSFCHTAAYPKPADIRVHKDLPDFMSARGGIALRPGDGIIHSWLNRMLLPDTVGTGGDSHTRFPLGISFPAGSGLVAFAAALGVMPLDMPESVLVRFKGKLQPGITLRDIVNAIPYVAMQRGLLTVAKENKKNVFSGRIMEIEGLPNLKVEQAFELTDATAERSCAGCTIKLSEETVAEYLRSNVALLKNMVARGYQDARTILRRVAKMEQWLENPVLMTADADADYAEIIEIDLNEITEPIVAAPNDPDNVKLLSEVAGDPVDEVFIGSCMTNIGHYRATAKVLEGEPPAKVRLWIVPPTRMDEYQLKQEGMYSTFGVAGARTEVPGCSLCMGNQARVGDNTTVFSTSTRNFNNRMGKGARVYLGSAELAAACALLGRIPTVEEYRKIVGSKIDPFAADLYRYLNFDQIAGFEDEGRVIPIEDMPRIEDILGMPVR from the coding sequence ATGCTTGAAGCCTACCGTCAACATGTTGCGGACCGTGCTGCTCTGGGTGTTCCCCCCCTGCCCTTGACCCCTCAGCAGACTGCTGACCTGTGTGAACTGCTGAAGCAGCCCCCGACAGGGGAGGAAGAGATCTTACTGACCTTGTTGCGCGATCGTATCCCCCCTGGCGTGGATCAAGCAGCCTATGTTAAAGCGTCTTTTCTGACGGCAGTGGCCAAGGGGGAAGTGACTAGTCCCCTGGTGTCGCCACTGGAGGCAGTGCGGCTATTAGGGACGATGATGGGGGGGTACAATGTTCATGCGCTGATTGATTTACTCAGCCATGGGGATGGGGATCTGGCTGCAGCGGCGGCGGTGGGGCTCAGCAAAACCATGCTGGTGTTTGATGCCTTTAACGACATCTATGCCTTGGCGGCCACCAATCCCTATGCCAAACAGGTGATTGATTCCTGGGCGGCGGCTGAGTGGTTCACCCATCGTCCAGCCCTGGCCGAGACGATTCAGGTGACGGTTTTCAAGGTTCCCGGTGAGACTAACACGGATGACCTGTCCCCAGCCCTGCATGCCGCCACCCGTCCCGATATTCCGCTCCATGCCCAGGCGATGCTGGAAAGTCGGCTACCGGGAGCCCTGGCCACGATCGCAGAGCTGAAGCAGAAGGGACATCCCCTGGCCTACGTGGGAGATGTGGTGGGCACGGGTTCTTCCCGGAAATCGGCGATTAACTCGGTCCTCTGGCATATCGGGCAGGATATTCCCTTTGTGCCTAACAAGCGATCGGGGGGCTATATCCTGGGGGGTGCGATCGCGCCCATTTTCTTCAACACAGCCGAGGATTCGGGAGCCCTGCCCATCCAGTGCGATGTGACCCAGATGGAAACAGGCATGGTGATTACGATCCATCCTTACGAGGGCAAGATCACCAATGAGGCGGGGGCCACGATCGCCACTTTCACCCTTCAGCCTGTGACGATTCTGGATGAAGTTCGGGCCGGAGGCCGGATTCCCCTGATTATTGGCCGCTCCCTCACCGATCGAACCCGCATGACTTTGGGGTTGGAACCCAGTCCGCTCTTTACCCGGCCCCAAATGCCCGTAGACACCGGTAAGGGCTTTACCCTGGCCCAGAAGATGGTCGGTCAGGCTTGTGGGTTGCCGGGGGTGCGTCCTGGCACGGCCTGCGAGCCCCTGATGACGAGCGTGGGTTCTCAGGACACGACTGGGCCAATGACCCGCGATGAATTGAAGGAACTGGCTTGTCTGGGCTTCAGTGCTGATTTGGTGATGCAGAGCTTCTGCCATACGGCGGCCTATCCTAAACCGGCTGACATCAGAGTTCACAAGGACCTGCCAGATTTTATGTCCGCCCGGGGTGGCATTGCCCTGCGACCAGGGGATGGGATCATTCATTCCTGGCTGAACCGGATGTTGTTGCCGGATACGGTGGGGACAGGGGGCGACTCCCATACCCGCTTTCCTCTGGGAATCTCGTTCCCGGCAGGTTCTGGCCTGGTGGCTTTTGCTGCCGCGCTAGGGGTCATGCCCCTGGATATGCCTGAATCGGTACTGGTCCGGTTTAAGGGCAAACTGCAACCGGGGATTACCCTGCGGGACATTGTCAATGCGATTCCCTATGTGGCGATGCAAAGGGGGCTACTGACGGTGGCCAAGGAGAACAAAAAGAATGTGTTTTCCGGTCGGATTATGGAGATTGAAGGGCTGCCGAACCTGAAGGTGGAGCAGGCGTTTGAACTGACTGATGCGACAGCGGAACGATCCTGTGCTGGTTGCACCATCAAGTTGAGCGAGGAGACGGTGGCGGAGTATCTGAGATCGAATGTGGCTCTGCTCAAGAATATGGTGGCGCGAGGCTATCAGGATGCCCGCACGATTCTGCGCCGGGTGGCCAAAATGGAGCAGTGGCTGGAGAATCCGGTGCTGATGACCGCTGATGCGGATGCGGACTATGCCGAAATCATTGAGATTGACCTGAACGAGATTACGGAGCCGATCGTAGCCGCTCCCAATGATCCCGATAATGTCAAACTGCTGTCCGAAGTGGCTGGGGACCCGGTAGATGAGGTCTTCATCGGTTCCTGTATGACCAACATCGGTCATTACCGGGCGACGGCGAAGGTGCTGGAAGGGGAGCCGCCCGCGAAAGTGAGGCTCTGGATTGTACCCCCGACCCGGATGGATGAATATCAGCTGAAGCAGGAAGGGATGTACAGTACCTTTGGCGTGGCGGGAGCCCGAACGGAAGTCCCTGGTTGTTCGCTCTGCATGGGGAATCAGGCCCGTGTGGGGGACAACACGACGGTATTTTCGACCTCGACCCGCAACTTCAACAACCGAATGGGGAAAGGAGCCAGAGTCTATCTGGGGTCAGCAGAACTGGCGGCAGCCTGTGCCTTACTGGGCCGTATCCCCACGGTGGAGGAATATCGAAAAATTGTGGGGAGCAAAATTGATCCCTTCGCGGCTGACCTCTATCGGTATCTGAACTTCGATCAGATCGCTGGATTTGAGGATGAAGGGCGGGTGATTCCGATCGAAGACATGCCCCGAATCGAAGATATCCTGGGCATGCCCGTAAGGTAG
- the menA gene encoding 2-carboxy-1,4-naphthoquinone phytyltransferase — translation MTTKSVDSSRSRLWLAAIKPPMYSVAVIPIWTGTAVALAETGTFVGQTFFTFLAAAILIVAWSNLSNDVYDADTGIDKNKAHSLVNLTGNQPLIFWIGNGFLVLGVLAILAIAWWQRDWTVLGIISLCCALGYMYQGPPFRLGYQGLGEVLCFFAYGPLAVSAAYYSQVQHWSAMNLVASVIIGLTTSLILFCSHFHQVKDDLAAGKYSPIVRLGTQRSAQLLPWICGFIYILLLGAVLLKLFPLVTLGMLVTVPVAVKLCRHVLTYHDQPERVSNCKFIAVALHFWSGLFLGLGFILSP, via the coding sequence ATGACAACGAAGTCAGTGGATTCTTCCCGGAGCAGATTGTGGCTGGCGGCCATCAAGCCTCCGATGTACAGCGTCGCAGTCATCCCCATCTGGACCGGAACTGCCGTTGCCTTGGCTGAAACGGGCACTTTTGTCGGCCAGACTTTCTTCACATTTCTGGCTGCAGCGATTCTGATTGTGGCCTGGAGTAACCTGAGTAACGATGTGTATGATGCCGATACCGGGATAGACAAGAATAAAGCCCATTCCCTGGTCAATCTAACAGGAAACCAGCCGCTGATTTTCTGGATCGGCAATGGTTTCCTGGTGTTAGGAGTCCTGGCGATTCTGGCGATCGCTTGGTGGCAGCGAGATTGGACTGTCCTGGGCATCATCAGCCTTTGTTGTGCCCTCGGCTATATGTACCAGGGGCCGCCGTTTCGCCTTGGATATCAGGGCCTGGGGGAAGTGCTCTGTTTTTTTGCCTATGGTCCTCTGGCAGTTTCAGCTGCTTACTATAGCCAGGTACAACATTGGTCTGCCATGAATCTGGTGGCCTCGGTGATCATTGGCCTGACGACCAGTTTGATCCTATTTTGCTCTCATTTTCACCAGGTCAAGGATGATCTGGCCGCCGGGAAATATTCTCCGATCGTCCGCCTCGGAACCCAGCGATCGGCCCAATTGTTACCCTGGATCTGTGGTTTCATTTATATCCTGCTGCTTGGGGCCGTCCTCCTGAAGCTCTTTCCTCTGGTTACCCTGGGGATGTTGGTAACGGTGCCAGTTGCCGTAAAGTTGTGTCGTCATGTGCTGACCTATCATGATCAGCCGGAACGGGTCAGTAACTGCAAGTTTATTGCCGTTGCCTTGCATTTCTGGAGTGGTCTATTTCTCGGGTTGGGGTTCATCCTGTCTCCCTAG